Part of the Streptomyces sp. NBC_01264 genome, AATGACGAGACGCATGGTCGGCAACGCTACTCGACGACAAGGCCTGCACGCGATTCGCCCCCGAAAGCCCCGTTCGCGGATGGCGCGTTGTATGCGCATTCTCCTGGTGCGGTCCCCACCGGGCGCCTACCGTGGTGAGCGGGAGGTTGCGAAGCGTGCACGCTGCGTCGCGATCTCCTTCCCTGCCCGTAAGGCTCCGGCAACCCAATCGGCCGGAGTCGCGAGAGGAGAACCCATGTCGCTCGACGTCTCACCGGCCCTACTCGAACAGGCCGAGCGAGGCGAGGTCGACGAAGCCGCTTTCGTCGACTGCGTCCGGACCTCCCTGCCCTACGCATGGGAGATGATCAGCTCGCTGGTGGCCCAGCTCAAGGTGGACGGTGGACAGTTCGCCGACAACCAGACGCCGCCGCCGGACGAGCAGGCGCGTGGCCAGCTGCTGCGCGCTCTCGCGAGTGACGCGATACGGGGTGCGCTGCAGCGCCACTTCGGAGTGCGCCTGGCATTCCAGAACTGCCACCGGGTAGCGGTCTTCCCGCTGGACTCCTCGGTGGACGACCGGCTGGCCAAGTTCACTTCGATCCGTGGTCAGCTGCTCAACCAGTCGCCCGAAATGCGCGACTGTTAGCAGAGAAGACCGCACCGACAGCACGACCGCACGACCGCATTCCGCACTGCCGAACGACCGCACCGCCGCACGACCGGTACCTCGCTGCCGCTCCGGTGCCAACGGAGCGGCAGCCCTGGTCTCAGCCGAGCCGGGGCAGCACCTCGCCGCCGAGGCGCCGGACGTTCTCCTCGGTCGAGGCGAGATCCCCCGATCCTTCCGTCAGCAGGGCGAACCGCGTGATGCCCGTCCGCTCCGACGTGGCCGCCAGCCGGTCCGCCGCCAGCTCCGGTGTGCCCACGGGATGCAGATCGCACAGGAGCTCGGTGTACGCGACCGGGTCCCGCATCGCCCGCTGCCGTCCGTCCACCGTGACGTGCGCGTCCAGGCCCTGCTTGAGCCAGCCCGGCATCGCCTTCAGCAGTGTTTCGCGGGCGTCCGCCGTCCGGTCCGCCAGCTGGCAGACCCCGGCCGACACGTGGCCCGCCTCGGGCGAATGCCCCGCGGCCCGCGCCGTACGCCGCCACAGTTCGACCATGGCCGCCTTGTCCTCGTCGCCGCAGTGCATGCCCAGCAGCATCGGCAGTCCGCGCTCCGCGGCCATCCGTACCGAGCCGGGGGAGGTGCAGGCGACGATCAGTTCCGGCCCCGTCCCGTCCCCGTGCAGCGCTTCCGCAGCGCGCGGTACGACGGCCACTTCACGGAAGCCGTACCGGCCGCCGGCCGTGTCCCCGGCCCCCGGTGCCGCCGGTGTCCCCACGCGCGGTTCGGTCAGCCAGCGCCGCAGCAGGTCCAGGTCCTCCGGGAAGCGGTTCTCGTACGCGTCGAGCCCGCCGCCGAAGACCTCCAGGTCCACCCAGGGACCGCCCCTGCCCACCCCCAGGGTGAACCGTCCCTCCGAGGTCAGGTGCAGCAGGGCCGCCTGCTCGCCCAGGGCCACCGGGTGGGTGCTCGGCAGCACGCTCACCGCCGTGCCCACGCGCAGCCGCCGGGTGCGGCCCAGCATCAGGGCCGCCAGGGTCACCGCGGACGGACAGACCCCGTACGGGACGAAGTGGTGCTCGGCGACCCAGACAGAGTCGAGCCCGGCCTCCTCGGCCACCTCGGCGGTCCGCACCGCCCGGAGCAGTGCCTCGCCCTGTCCCTGGCCCGGGAACTGGGCGGCCAGTACAAATGCTCCTACGCGCATCGCCTTTAGCCTCCTCGCGGCTGACGCGGCCTCCCCCAGGCGGACCGTTTTCCTCACTGGCAACAACGTCTGACACGTGCCAAAGGCACGGCCTCACCGGAAAGTTATTGGGATTGTCAGGCCAGTCGCGCCGACCGGCCGCCCCGTACGGTGGTCGTCCTTCGGCCACCCTGCGGGTACCCCGGTTCGCTGCGCGTAGTCTGGGAGAAAGTCACTGCCGTCCGCCCATCCGTGAGGTATACGTGTCACCGCGCCACAACCGCCCCAGGGGCGGCGAGAATCCAGCCGATCGTTCGGACCAGGGCTCGGGCCCGGGCAGTCTGGACCGGTACGGCCTGGAGCGCACGGAGGAGTACCAGGGCGAGGACTGGAAGGTCCGGCACGTCGCGGGCGCCAGCGCCGCGGGCAAGCGCTACCGCTGCCCCGGCTGCGACCAGGAGATCCCTTCCGGTACCCCGCACCTCGTGGCCTGGCCCGAGTACGGCGGGGTCGACGACCGCCGGCACTGGCACAAGGCCTGCTGGAACGCGAAGGACCGCCGCACCTCCAAGGTGCAGCGGTCCCGCAACGCTCCCAAGTATTGAGTCGGAGGCGCTTGAGTCGGAGGCGCTTGAGTCCGAGCGCCTGAGTCCGAGCGCCTGGGCCGGAGCGCCCGAGTCAGACGTCCCGGCGGCCGGACACCAGGTACGAGGCGGCGACCGCGGTGCCCGTCACCAGCAGGATCAGCACCAGGTGGCTCAGGCTGCTCGGGTACGGCGCGCTCCCGTCGGCCGGGGCTTCGGTGCTGTCCAGCGGCATGCCGAACAGCGTGATCAGCGCCACCGGCGCGTTGTTCTGGAGCAGGGCCCGGCCCACCGGGGCGAGGGCCTCCCAGATGCTGAGCACCGCCCCTATCACCGGCGGCAGCGTGACGACCCCGAGCATCACGGCGATCGCCCCGGCGGAGTGCCGCACCAGCGCCCCGACCGCCAGCGCCAGCACGCCGAGCAGGGTGACGTAGAGGCTGCCCAGGAGTCCGGTGGCCCACTCGACGCTCGCGTGCGTCCCGGAGCCCCGGCCGTCGTGCAGGATCGACGCGGTCAGCCCGACCAGGCAGACGGACCCGGCCGTGACGAAGAAGGCGGTGCCGGCGAAGACGAGGTACTTCGCGGTGAGCACCCGGTACCGGTCGGGGGCGGCCGTGAGCGTGGTGCGGATCAGGCCGGTGCCGTACTCGGAGCTGATCGTCAGCACCCCGAGCACCATCACCGCCAGCTGCCCGACCAGCAGGCCGAACAGGGCCGGGGCGATGAACGGCATCTGCTCGTAGTCGGGGGAGGAGGTCTGCAGGATGACCGCGCCGCCGATGCCGACGACGAGCAGGACCAGGGCGCCGAGCGTCCACATCGTGGAGCGCACCGAGGTCAGCTTGGTCCACTCCGAGGCCAGCGCGTGTCCCAGGTGCGGCCGGGGGGTCGGCAGGGGCGAGGAGTAGCCGGCCGGGCCCTGGTCCCCAGAGGGCGGGGC contains:
- a CDS encoding SCO5389 family protein; this translates as MSLDVSPALLEQAERGEVDEAAFVDCVRTSLPYAWEMISSLVAQLKVDGGQFADNQTPPPDEQARGQLLRALASDAIRGALQRHFGVRLAFQNCHRVAVFPLDSSVDDRLAKFTSIRGQLLNQSPEMRDC
- a CDS encoding LLM class flavin-dependent oxidoreductase; amino-acid sequence: MRVGAFVLAAQFPGQGQGEALLRAVRTAEVAEEAGLDSVWVAEHHFVPYGVCPSAVTLAALMLGRTRRLRVGTAVSVLPSTHPVALGEQAALLHLTSEGRFTLGVGRGGPWVDLEVFGGGLDAYENRFPEDLDLLRRWLTEPRVGTPAAPGAGDTAGGRYGFREVAVVPRAAEALHGDGTGPELIVACTSPGSVRMAAERGLPMLLGMHCGDEDKAAMVELWRRTARAAGHSPEAGHVSAGVCQLADRTADARETLLKAMPGWLKQGLDAHVTVDGRQRAMRDPVAYTELLCDLHPVGTPELAADRLAATSERTGITRFALLTEGSGDLASTEENVRRLGGEVLPRLG
- a CDS encoding ATP/GTP-binding protein, whose translation is MSPRHNRPRGGENPADRSDQGSGPGSLDRYGLERTEEYQGEDWKVRHVAGASAAGKRYRCPGCDQEIPSGTPHLVAWPEYGGVDDRRHWHKACWNAKDRRTSKVQRSRNAPKY
- a CDS encoding ABC transporter permease, which codes for MTAPTTAPPSGDQGPAGYSSPLPTPRPHLGHALASEWTKLTSVRSTMWTLGALVLLVVGIGGAVILQTSSPDYEQMPFIAPALFGLLVGQLAVMVLGVLTISSEYGTGLIRTTLTAAPDRYRVLTAKYLVFAGTAFFVTAGSVCLVGLTASILHDGRGSGTHASVEWATGLLGSLYVTLLGVLALAVGALVRHSAGAIAVMLGVVTLPPVIGAVLSIWEALAPVGRALLQNNAPVALITLFGMPLDSTEAPADGSAPYPSSLSHLVLILLVTGTAVAASYLVSGRRDV